The Leucoraja erinacea ecotype New England chromosome 22, Leri_hhj_1, whole genome shotgun sequence genome includes a region encoding these proteins:
- the LOC129707939 gene encoding mitochondrial import receptor subunit TOM20 homolog, whose protein sequence is MMGNTRVIAAGICGALFVGYCIYFDRKRRGDPEFKKRLQQRRRQQRAAAEGSVLPDFPSQKDAEAMQAFFLEEIQRGEESLSQGDYEVGVYHLSNAIAICGQPQQLLQVLQQTIPPHIFRMLLTRLSTLR, encoded by the coding sequence ATGATGGGGAATACTAGGGTGATTGCAGCCGGGATCTGTGGGGCTCTCTTTGTGGGCTACTGCATCTACTTTGACCGTAAGAGGCGTGGGGACCCTGAGTTCAAGAAGAGGCTTCAGCAGCGAAGGAGGCAGCAGAGGGCGGCGGCGGAAGGCAGCGTGCTCCCCGACTTCCCTAGCCAGAAGGATGCGGAGGCCATGCAGGCCTTCTTTCTGGAGGAGATCCAACGGGGGGAAGAGTCCCTGTCGCAGGGGGACTACGAGGTGGGCGTCTACCACCTGTCCAACGCCATTGCCATCTGCGGGCAGCCGCAGCAACTGCTGCAGGTGCTGCAGCAGACCATCCCCCCGCATATATTCCGCATGCTCCTCACCAGACTCTCCACCCTCCGCTGA